The genomic stretch CGGGAAGAACCTTCACATACCCTTCAGGGAATTGAAGCCTCCAACTATCATTGCACATGGCCCTATCAAGGCATTCATGAATGCATTGACCTCCGTTGTAGATTGGTCCTCTCCAAGTAAACTTCAATCCAACAACTCCCATGTCTAACAAGCCACACTTTTCGATCCTAATTTTGAATTTGTTGCATCGGTTGTGAGAGATATGAGCTCCTCCTTTTTTCTCATGATCGGAAGCAATCCCATTGAAATCCCCACCCAAGAGCCAAGATCCCCTCGCAATTCTACTAATGTTCTTTAAATCATCCCTAACATCTTCATGTTCTCTGAGTTAGGGATAACATAAATAGGAGTAAAGTGTCAAGCTTGTCCATGTCTAAACTGTACCAAAAGTTGCATGAACTAGAACTTTTTCTAGACCAAAGAAACACTTACTTCTCCTTATATCCAACCAACAACAATTCCTCTTGCATACCTTTGATTTTCAGTGGCAAGAAACTCCTTGAAACCAAGTTTTTTGAAAACTTTCTTGAGTTTCATGGGTTCACAACGGGTCTCAATAATGACTAGCATTCTAGGATTATGAGTACCAAAGTATTGTTTGCAATATCTGTAGAAACTTGTGTTGGATGCACCTCTACAGTTCCACACAAAAATATATTGATTTGTGTTCATCATGGAATATACTTAGAGAAAGTTGAGTATCCATACACCCATTATTCTAATGTGGTGTTTATTCCATAAAATCCATGTTCAATTCATTAAGGCTTTGGACTTCTCCCTAACTACTTCCCTGTGCTTCTTCTTTGTTATTTTGATGACATATATTTTCCTCATTTTGCTTGGAGTGTATGTGTGTGCATGAGATATTATTTTTTCATCTGGTGGCCTAGGTGATTTTGGCACCTCAATTTTATCCCTTATCCCCAAGGGTCCATTACTTTCTACATTGTTATTTTTTCCAACCACTTGTATGTTGCCATTTGTTATTTTTACATTTGTCATTGATGCAATCCATTCCTCAACATTTGTGTCTCTCAGGATGTCCACCAGGTTTCCAGTTGTTCTCTTTTGATTCTCTATTTCCGTCCCTTAAAAAAAATTCTTCTTGATGCCTACCACATGTTTCTCCCGCGTTGCCTTTTTGTCCCTTCCTCGTGTTTTGCTGTTTAAGGCCTTTTAGTGGTTTAACAAATCAACTTTCACCACATTTTTATTCTTACCCATATTTGGAGCATGTTGTCTTTTAGTTTGGGCCTCACTCCTGTCTGCCACTATGACCTGTTTGTTCGTGTCAGCCAATGAGATCAACTGAACTGATTGCACTTATCGACCATCATTATTCTCCATATTTTTTTTCTCCAATTATTGGGTCAATAACTACATTTGATACTTTTCCCCCTCATTAATAATACCATGAAGAGCATTAAACAGGGATCCAAAAACATGTGCTCATGCATTGACTTTCACCGGTGTCTTTCCATTCCTATTTTCGCCACTATCTCCGACCACCTGTGTTTTTCTGCTGTTTCCTGCGCTTCCTCCTACCTTCCTTGGTCTTTTGGATTTATGCACAACCGACCAAGGTCCATCATCTCCAGTCTGTATCTTGTTTGATTGTCCTTCCATGCCTTGTGCCTTACTTGCTTCATTTAGTTTAGGGTCTATCTTTTCCATATTCCTCTTTGAGCATCCCTCCTTGTAGTGGCCTAATGTTCCATACATGGTGTAAAGAAGATGAATCCATTCATATTCTATCTTATATCTCCTTTCCTTTATTGTCAAAATTGCAAGCAGTGGCTTAGACAAGTTAACTTCAACGCATAACCATACATACTTCCCCCGTTCATGTGTTAAAATATTCTTATCCACCTTGGCCGTCTTTCCTATTATGTTCCCAATAAAGGATAGTACCTTCATGTCATAGTACTCAATTAGAAGTCCAAAGATTCTCACCCAGACCGTTACATTTTCTATGGTGTCACTTACTGGATGAAAGTCAGGACTCCAACCTTTCACTGTGAGGTAGTGGTCACAGATAAACCATGGACCATTAGCAAGAGTTGTGCTATGATATTCATCATGCAAGAAAATAACGAGAAAGTAATCGTTTCTCAGATCGACAATATTGATCACCCCTTTTTTGATCCACATTTGCTTTAATCTTGTCTCCAAAGCCTTGTAGCCAAAATTTCTTCCAAGCAACTTAACAA from Lathyrus oleraceus cultivar Zhongwan6 chromosome 7, CAAS_Psat_ZW6_1.0, whole genome shotgun sequence encodes the following:
- the LOC127103069 gene encoding uncharacterized protein LOC127103069, whose translation is MVLRTTSDNIEEEEEKVEDEEDIPWRKGIIVKLLGRNFGYKALETRLKQMWIKKGVINIVDLRNDYFLVIFLHDEYHSTTLANGPWFICDHYLTVKGWSPDFHPVSDTIENVTVWVRIFGLLIEYYDMKVLSFIGNIIGKTAKVDKNILTHERGKYVWLCVEVNLSKPLLAILTIKERRYKIEYEWIHLLYTMYGTLGHYKEGCSKRNMEKIDPKLNEASKAQGMEGQSNKIQTGDDGPWSVVHKSKRPRKVGGSAGNSRKTQVVGDSGENRNGKTPVKVNA